DNA sequence from the Methanofollis formosanus genome:
TCAGAGACCGTCACCGGCCATGTAGGGGTGCGGGCCGGGCTCGACCACTCCAATGTCGAGGACGGCATGGTCGTCCGTCTCCCCCCCGACCCGATGAATGCCGCGGCCGGACTGCGGGACGCACTCGGTGCAGTCTCCGGCAAAGACGTCAGGGTGATCATCACCGACACCTGCGGCCGCTCTTTCAGGCGGGGCCAGGCGGGCGTCGCCATCGGGTGGAGCGGGATGACGGCGATCCGCGACTTCCGCGGCGACCACGACCTCTTCGGCCACACCCTCGAGATCACCGAGGAAGCGGTGGTCGACGAGGTCGCCGGTTTCTCGAACTTCGTGATGGGCGAGAGCAACAACGGTATCCCGGCCGTGGTCTTCAGGAACTGCCCGCAGTGGGCCGGACACGACGACCTCCACTTCAGGAGAGACGAAGACATCATCAGAGAGGCGCTCAGCAAGAACTGAATCTCCTTTTTTGCTCGGGTGAGGGGAGCAAGAACGTTCGGCTTTGTAGAATTTTGCATGAACCCCCAGGCTCAAGCATACGCGATGAACATTTCTCGTCGCTTGATCGCTCTCTTTTCAAGACAGGAGAACTGATGGAGACCTCACCCCATCGCCGCCCCCACCTATCTTTGGTCCGTGGGGGGTCCGGGGGGTTTCCCCCCGGCGCGAAACGGTCGTGAAGATTCTACGATGGGGGCGGCCGTTCTGATCATCATGCCTTCCTCCACCCTCGCGCCGGGGGCGCTGCCCCCGGACCCCCGGGATGGCGATAGGGACGGGAAGGCATCCTCCCTGGAAAGAAGCGTTTCAGTTCAAGGGAGTGTTCAAGCCTCAGAGAGTTTTGGGATATGCTCAAGATGAAAATATCATCTCAGAACTGGATCGATTCTTGACCCTCATCCTTGTGTTCGAGGAGTGAAGCGAAGTTGAGCATCATGCCGCCCCCTGGCTATCTTCGTCGTGGGGGGTCCGGGGGGCAAAGCCCCCCGGCGCGAGATGGCGAGAAAGATCCTGTGATGAGGGCGGCACGCCTGATCGTCATGCCTTCCCAACCATCGGTGCCGGGGGCTCCGCCCCCGGACCCCCGGGATGAAGATTGGGGGGGGAAGGCGGAGAGAGGACCACGGAGAGGGGGTTGCCGTCCACCGCCCATCTTTGGGCGAGGGGTCCGGGGGGTCTCCCCCCGACATGAGAGAGCAAGGAACCATTCTTTATTCTCTCGATGGGCGGCACGTCTGGTCTTCACGCCCCCTCACCCCAATCCCCATCACGGGACACGCACGCCCCGCCACAAAACCGCGGCCCGGAGTTCGATCTCCACCCCTCAGGAAAGATGCAGGGCCGGCACCCGGCCAGACAAAAAAAAATATCAGTAGAAGAAGTCCAGCAGGAGAATAAAGACGCCCACCGCCGCAGCGACAGCGATCACGTACATCGGGTTGATATGGAACGCCCGCCGGCTCTCGCTGTCATAATAGTTTACAAGACCCGCAGACGACACCAGCCGTCCGCCACTTTTCTTCGCCATGATGAAAGGTTCTCATTCAATATATATAAAATCGGTGTCAATGGATGGGTATGCCCGAACAGGTGTATCAGGGCACCGTTCTCGTCGGGGAGTACCTCGAGGCGGTGACCGGTACGGTCGTCGTCGAAGGGGGCATCGTCACCGCGATCGAAGAAGGCCCGGTCCCCACCGGCCACTGGATCGCGCCGGCCTTCTTCAATGCCCACACCCACCTCGGCGACACCGTCGCGATGGACTGCGCCACCTGCGGCGACCTCTCCGACCTGGTCAAGCCCCCGCACGGGCTCAAACACCGGATCCTCAGGGCGACCCCGCGGGACCGGCTCGTCGCCGGTATGCAGGCCAGCCTCGACGCGATGGCGGCCACCGGCACGGCAGGGTTCGCCGACTTCAGGGAAGGCGGACCCGAAGGAGTGCTCGCCCTCAGGGAAGCGCTCGAAGGATCGCCCCTCCACTCGCTCATCCTCGGGCGGGACGGCGGCGAAGGCCCCGGCGACGGCGTCGGGATCAGCAGCGTCAGAGACGTCGCCGACGCCGAGGAGCAGGTCACCAGAGCGCGGGCCGCCGGCAAGGCCGTCGCCTTCCATGCCGGGGAGAAGAACCCGGACGACATCGACGGCGCCCTCGCCTACGACCCCGACCTCCTGGTCCACTGCACCCACGCCACCGACCGGCACCTGCGGGCCATCGCCGACGCCGGCATCCCCATCGCCGTCTGCATCCGCTCCAACTGGGTCCTGGGCGTGACCCGCGGCGCCGACCACCCGCCGGTGAAAAAGATGCTTGAGGCCGGGTGCACGCCCCTCCTCGGCACCGACAACGTCATGTTCGTCCAGCCCGACATATTGCGCGAGATGGCCTTTGTCGAGACCGTCACCAGACTCCCGCCTGCCGAGGTCTTGCGCGCCGCGGTCCGGGGTGCAGGCCTCGCGGGCAGGACGTACTTCATCGAAGAGGGAGAAAAAGCAAATTTCATCGTTATTGACGCTCTGAGATCAAATCTCAGGTTCAGCTCGGACCCGGTCGCCTCGATCGTCAGGCGGGCGGACCGGGGTGACCTCCTCGAAACCGTTATAAACCCATAAACTGAGTGATCTTGCAAATTCTGATTTTAGGAGGTGCAGCTATGTTCCACACAATTGTCGTCGCTGTCGACGGTTCAGAGATTAGCATGAAGGCCCTCGAGACCGCCATGCATGAAGCGGAGGTCTGGGACGCGGACCTCCATCTGGTCTACGTCGTCGAGACCAGCATGTTCTCCTCTATCCCTATGGACAATACCTGGGAGATCATCTACTCTCTCCTGGAGACCGAAGGGAAAGAAGTCTTTGAAAAAGCCAGAGCGCGCGCCGAACAGGAGGAACTCTCCATCGAGACCCACCTGAGAGACGGCCACGCCGGAAACGAGATCCTCACCCTGGCCGACGAGGTCGGGGCCGATCTGATCATCATCGGTTCTCGCGGCAAGAGCAACATCGACCGCCTTCTCCTCGGCAGTGTCTCCGAGCACGTGGTCAGAAACAGCAGCTGCACGACCATGGTGGTGAGATAATTCCTTCAATAGCAGATGACATGTACGTCAGAGATTATATGACAAAAGACGTTGTCTCGGTTGAAATCCCCAGCAACCGTGACGACATCCTCAAGATCCTCAAGCGGACCGGGATCAGCGGCGTCCCGGTTACCGAGAAGGGAAAAGTCGTCGGCGTGGTGACCAGAAAAGATCTCCTCCGCAAGTCGGAGGAGACCCAGGTCGCCCTCCTGATGACTCCCAACCCGGTGATGATCTCCGTCGATGCCACGCTGACCGAAGCGGCCACCGTGATGACCAGATACCGGTTCCGCAGACTGCCGGTCATCGACGAGAACGAGTGCCTTGTCGGACTCATCTCGGCCGCAGACCTTGTGGCGGCGATCGCTCAACTCAGGATCAAGGACGAGATCTCAGAGTGCTACACCAGCAGCACCTTTGCCCTCTGGGAAGAGACACCGCTCCCGCTCGTTGGACGGATCATGGAGATCTCCGACGTCGAGGCCGTGCCGATCATGGACGACAAGGGCCGGGTCTCAGGGATCATCGCTGAACGCGACCTGATCCGCAGTTCTCACATCGAGGACTCGGTCGAGGTCTCCGACTTCTCGAATGGGACCGACGACGACGAATGGACCTGGGAGAGTATCAGGGACATGCACGTGATCAGCTACGGCGTCTCCAAGGTGAGGCTCCCCGACAAACCGGTGAGTGCATCGATGATCACAAACGTCATCACCGTCCCGAAAAATGCCGGTGTGAGCGAGTGCGCCCTCCTGATGAAGCGCTCGCGCCTCGACCAGTTGCCGGTGGTCAACGGCGACAAAAAACTCATTGCCATGCTCTTTGACCGGGAGCTTATCAAGGTGCTTTGTGCCGGGGCCGGAGAGGCCCCGGATCAATAACCTTTAAATTTCTTGGTATCACTTATAACTGATAACGCTTTTCCAACTTTTAGCGTGTAGTTTTTGGGGGTATTCGAATGCCTGAAATTCATCAGGAAATACTCAAAGGGACCACAACTGTGGGTTTAGTCTTTGATGGGGGCATCGTCCTCGCCACCGAACGGCGTGCGACGATGGGCAATCTCATCGCAAGCAAGAAGGCAAAGAAGGTCTACCAGATCGCAGACCGAATAGGAATGACCACGGCCGGCGGCGTCGGCGACGCTCAGTCGCTCGCCAGGCTGATGCAGGTGGAGTGCAACCTCTACAAGGTCCGCCACGGCAAGACCATCTCGGTCGGGGCCGCTGCAACACTCCTCTCCAACTATCTCCAGCAGAACCGGTATTACCCCTACTATGTCCAGCTCCTGGTCGGCGGCGTCGACCGGAAGGGCGCGAGCGTCTACTCGGTCGACGCCATGGGCGGGGCCTCGCTGGAAGACGAGATCGTCGCCACCGGGTCGGGTTCGCCGATGGCCTACGGTGTCCTCGAAGACCGGTACCACCCTGACCTGAAGGAGGCCGAAGCGGCCGAACTCGCCACCCGGGCACTCAAAGCCGCGATGCGTCGTGACTCGGCGTCAGGCGAGGATATCAGCGTCGTCGTCATTACCGGGGAGAAATACGAGGAGAAAACCGTCGAGGTCACGAAGAAAAAATACCCTGAACTGACCCCATAATTCTTTTTTCAGGACGATAGTAATGCTCATAGAGGACAGACTCAAAGAACTCAGGGACAAGATCAACGCCAAGGTTCCGGCCGGGATAACCATCTCCCAGGTCGAGTTTGAAGGCCCTGAGCTGGTCATCTACACCGACGAACCCAAGAAGTTCGCCGACCAGGAAGACCTGATCAAGGTGCTTGCCAGGGACCTGCGTAAGCGTATCGTTGTTCGACCCACCATCCTCGAAGATCCGGAGACCGCCGTCACCAAGATCAACGCGGTCGTCCCTGAGAACGCAGGCATATCAGACATTTTTTTCGACCCTGATACCGGCGAGGTGCTTATCGAGGCCGAGAAGCCGGGCGTCGTCATCGGCAAGAACGGGGCGACCCTGCGTGAGATCACCAAGAATACCTGCTGGACGCCCAAGGTGGTGCGGACCCCGCCGATCGAGAGTTCGACGGTCAAGCAGGTGCGGCAATACCTCCGCTCCATCAAAGACGAGCGCAAGGCATTCTTGCGCACCATCGGTCGGCGGATCCACCGGGACGTCATCGCCAAGGACCACTGGGTGAGGGTCACGACCCTGGGGTGCTGCAGAGAGGTCGGACGCGCGGCGTTCCTTCTCACCACCCCGGAGAGCAAGATCCTCATCGACTGCGGAGAAAAGCCGGGGAGCGCCACGAGCACGCCGTACCTGTACGTGCCCGAGATCTCCCCGCTCTCGTCGGTCGATGCGGTGGTGCTCACCCACGCCCACCTGGACCACTGTGCCCTGGTCCCGCTCCTCTTCAAGTACGGCTACGACGGGCCTGTCTACTCGACGCCGCCGACGCGTGACCTCGCGGCCCTTCTCCAGCTCGATTACCTGGACGTGGTCAAGAAGGACGCCGGCAGGCAGCCCTATACCTCCAACGAGGTGAAGGAATACCTCAAGCACTCGATCACCCTCAACTACGGGTCGGTCACCGATATCGCGCCCGACATCAAACTCACGTTCCACAATGCCGGGCACATCCTTGGGTCGGCCGTCGCACATTTCCATGTCGGTGACGGGCTCTACAACATCGCTTTCACCGGCGACTTCAACTACCAGAAGACCCGCCTCTTCTCCCCGGCGGTCTCGAGTTTCCCCCGCCTCGAGGCCGTGTTCATGGAGAGCACCTACGGCGGGTCGAGGGACCTGCAGCCGCCGCGCGAGGAGGCCGAGAACAAACTCTACGAGGTCGTGAACCGGACGATCGAACGGGAAGGCAAGGTCATCATCCCTGCCTTCGCGGTCGGACGGTCGCAGGAGGTCATGCTCGCCCTCGAAGAGGGTATGAGGAAGGAGAAGATCCCGAAGGTCAAGGTCTACCTGGACGGGATGATCAAGGAAGCGACGGCCATCCACACCACCTACCCGGAGTATCTCAACACCGACCTGCGCAACCAGATCTTCAGGGACGGGCTCAACCCCTTCCTGGCCGAGTGCTTTGTCCAGGTCGACTCTTCCGAGCTGCGGGAGAAGGTCATCGGCGGCGAACCGTGCGTCATCGTCACCACGAGCGGCATGCTCAGCGGCGGGCCGGTCATGGAGTATCTCTACGCCCTGGCCCCGGACGAGAGGAACACGCTCATCTTCGTCGGTTACCAGGCCGACGGAACCTTCGGGCGCAGGCTGCAGAAGGGCTGGCGCGAGATCCCGATGGGCAACCGCGAGACGCTGGTCGTCAAACTGGATATCGAGACGGTCGACGGGTTCTCGGGCCACTCAGACCGCAAGCAGTTGATGAACTTCGTCCATCACCTCCAGCCGCGGCCCGAGAAGATCTTCACCATCCACGGCGACGAGGGGAGCACCATCGACCTGGCCAGTTCGATCTACAAGCGGTACCGGATCGAGACGCGCTCGCCGATGAACCTCGAGACCTATCGCATGGTATAGATGAGACAGCGCCTCACCCTTTTGCTCGGCGTCTTCGCCGTGATGGCGCTGTCCAATGCAGTCGTCCCGGTTCTGCCGGCCCTCGCGGAGGGCGCGGCGTTCCAGGGCGCGATTTTTTCCGCCTATTTCTTCGGGGCGGCCCTGACGGT
Encoded proteins:
- a CDS encoding amidohydrolase family protein, with the protein product MPEQVYQGTVLVGEYLEAVTGTVVVEGGIVTAIEEGPVPTGHWIAPAFFNAHTHLGDTVAMDCATCGDLSDLVKPPHGLKHRILRATPRDRLVAGMQASLDAMAATGTAGFADFREGGPEGVLALREALEGSPLHSLILGRDGGEGPGDGVGISSVRDVADAEEQVTRARAAGKAVAFHAGEKNPDDIDGALAYDPDLLVHCTHATDRHLRAIADAGIPIAVCIRSNWVLGVTRGADHPPVKKMLEAGCTPLLGTDNVMFVQPDILREMAFVETVTRLPPAEVLRAAVRGAGLAGRTYFIEEGEKANFIVIDALRSNLRFSSDPVASIVRRADRGDLLETVINP
- a CDS encoding CBS domain-containing protein — encoded protein: MYVRDYMTKDVVSVEIPSNRDDILKILKRTGISGVPVTEKGKVVGVVTRKDLLRKSEETQVALLMTPNPVMISVDATLTEAATVMTRYRFRRLPVIDENECLVGLISAADLVAAIAQLRIKDEISECYTSSTFALWEETPLPLVGRIMEISDVEAVPIMDDKGRVSGIIAERDLIRSSHIEDSVEVSDFSNGTDDDEWTWESIRDMHVISYGVSKVRLPDKPVSASMITNVITVPKNAGVSECALLMKRSRLDQLPVVNGDKKLIAMLFDRELIKVLCAGAGEAPDQ
- a CDS encoding coenzyme F420-0:L-glutamate ligase, giving the protein MHIEVIPVEGLPLIHQGDDLAEMICRLVAFEDGDILCLASSVYSKAHGHTRLLDEIVPSVDAERIALKTHEDPRFVQAVLDDTTDVILEEPFILSETVTGHVGVRAGLDHSNVEDGMVVRLPPDPMNAAAGLRDALGAVSGKDVRVIITDTCGRSFRRGQAGVAIGWSGMTAIRDFRGDHDLFGHTLEITEEAVVDEVAGFSNFVMGESNNGIPAVVFRNCPQWAGHDDLHFRRDEDIIREALSKN
- a CDS encoding preprotein translocase subunit Sec61beta, which produces MAKKSGGRLVSSAGLVNYYDSESRRAFHINPMYVIAVAAAVGVFILLLDFFY
- a CDS encoding beta-CASP ribonuclease aCPSF1; amino-acid sequence: MLIEDRLKELRDKINAKVPAGITISQVEFEGPELVIYTDEPKKFADQEDLIKVLARDLRKRIVVRPTILEDPETAVTKINAVVPENAGISDIFFDPDTGEVLIEAEKPGVVIGKNGATLREITKNTCWTPKVVRTPPIESSTVKQVRQYLRSIKDERKAFLRTIGRRIHRDVIAKDHWVRVTTLGCCREVGRAAFLLTTPESKILIDCGEKPGSATSTPYLYVPEISPLSSVDAVVLTHAHLDHCALVPLLFKYGYDGPVYSTPPTRDLAALLQLDYLDVVKKDAGRQPYTSNEVKEYLKHSITLNYGSVTDIAPDIKLTFHNAGHILGSAVAHFHVGDGLYNIAFTGDFNYQKTRLFSPAVSSFPRLEAVFMESTYGGSRDLQPPREEAENKLYEVVNRTIEREGKVIIPAFAVGRSQEVMLALEEGMRKEKIPKVKVYLDGMIKEATAIHTTYPEYLNTDLRNQIFRDGLNPFLAECFVQVDSSELREKVIGGEPCVIVTTSGMLSGGPVMEYLYALAPDERNTLIFVGYQADGTFGRRLQKGWREIPMGNRETLVVKLDIETVDGFSGHSDRKQLMNFVHHLQPRPEKIFTIHGDEGSTIDLASSIYKRYRIETRSPMNLETYRMV
- a CDS encoding universal stress protein, giving the protein MFHTIVVAVDGSEISMKALETAMHEAEVWDADLHLVYVVETSMFSSIPMDNTWEIIYSLLETEGKEVFEKARARAEQEELSIETHLRDGHAGNEILTLADEVGADLIIIGSRGKSNIDRLLLGSVSEHVVRNSSCTTMVVR
- the psmB gene encoding archaeal proteasome endopeptidase complex subunit beta translates to MPEIHQEILKGTTTVGLVFDGGIVLATERRATMGNLIASKKAKKVYQIADRIGMTTAGGVGDAQSLARLMQVECNLYKVRHGKTISVGAAATLLSNYLQQNRYYPYYVQLLVGGVDRKGASVYSVDAMGGASLEDEIVATGSGSPMAYGVLEDRYHPDLKEAEAAELATRALKAAMRRDSASGEDISVVVITGEKYEEKTVEVTKKKYPELTP